From Lolium perenne isolate Kyuss_39 chromosome 5, Kyuss_2.0, whole genome shotgun sequence, a single genomic window includes:
- the LOC127301774 gene encoding homeobox-leucine zipper protein HOX11, with amino-acid sequence MELGLSLGDAMAEAGRELGLGLGVGGAGVARREERGRRDLEVAAGAMRCGSSPEPTMRLALLPMAPALGFPWPSDSRHLEASTRGFDVNQAPSCGASAWGAYSAAAAAEDELEDAAAAGAAVSSSPNDSGGSFPMDFSAHGERGPNDAAQGGGGSRGSDEDDGGSARKKLRLSKEQAAFLEESFKEHSTLNPRQKVALAKQLNLRPRQVEVWFQNRRARTKLKQTEVDCEYLKRCCETLTEENRRLQKELAELRALKTVHPFYMNLPATTLSMCPSCERVASTSAPPSSAAAASAAAPAAGGSIAAAPERRPSSFAALFSSARSFPVPAQPQAQAPSS; translated from the exons ATGGAGTTGGGGTTGAGTTTGGGGGATGCCATGGCGGAAGCCGGGAGGGAGCTGGGGCTCGGGCTCGGGGTTGGCGGAGCGGGGGTGGCGAGGAGGGAGGAGCGCGGGCGGAGGGATCTGGAGGTCGCCGCCGGCGCGATGAGGTGCGGGTCCTCGCCGGAGCCGACCATGCGGCTCGCGCTCCTGCCCATGGCGCCCGCCCTCGGCTTCCCGTGGCCGTCCGACAGCA GGCATTTGGAAGCGTCCACGCGGGGCTTCGACGTGAACCAGGCGCCGTCGTGCGGCGCGTCGGCGTGGGGCGCgtactcggcggcggcggcggcggaggatgaGCTGGAGGACGCCGCCGCGGCCGGCGCGGCCGTGTCGTCCTCGCCCAACGACAGCGGCGGCTCCTTCCCGATGGACTTCTCCGCGCACGGCGAGCGCGGGCCCAACGACGCCGCTCAGGGCGGTGGCGGGTCCCGAggcagcgacgaggacgacggcgggTCGGCGCGCAAGAAGCTGCGCCTCTCCAAGGAGCAGGCCGCGTTCCTGGAGGAGAGCTTCAAGGAGCACAGCACCCTTAACCCG AGGCAGAAGGTGGCGCTGGCGAAGCAGCTCAACCTCCGGCCGCGCCAGGTGGAGGTGTGGTTCCAGAACCGCAGAGCCAG GACGAAGCTGAAGCAGACGGAGGTGGACTGCGAGTACCTCAAGCGCTGCTGCGAGACGCTCACGGAGGAGAATCGCCGGCTGCAGAAGGAGCTGGCCGAGCTGCGCGCGCTCAAGACGGTGCACCCCTTCTACATGAACCTCCCGGCTACCACCCTCTCCATGTGCCCCTCCTGCGAGCGCGTCGCCTCTACCTCCGCGCCACCTTCCTCTGCCGCCGCTGCGTCGGCGGCAGCGCCCGCCGCCGGTGGCAGCATTGCCGCCGCGCCGGAGCGCAGGCCGTCGTCGTTCGCCGCGCTCTTCTCGTCGGCCCGCAGCTTCCCGGTGCCCGCCCAGCCGCAGGCGCAGGCACCATCGAGCTAG
- the LOC139831730 gene encoding uncharacterized protein, with amino-acid sequence MMPRILALLRLKKLFLLIRRQLMILILNPSSARKSPLFLPFSVLEEFILSCFLCCRFLINSDDEEEVPTVDVAPRTSTSHTVLASDTLVEGEESSPPQQNVVTTTPPASPLAPSPKRTRIEAIVEPVPQLGSSSTLLLDDPMIKELLRIGSQFIGYREYASRAEEKLAEANKRADALAQKLEQSEAARKKAELVASEAKAEADEAKAKAASVEELQKRLEDAASALNEHKAAQASREQGILKRLKSQSRRTHNQTNQDFDLENPVDDPLLDALSYLELHGSEIREGVANANACLSALFPYFFPKKEEPPTFLTLAKMFNSLRPWVKMRQENMKILCRRHLVAHSS; translated from the exons atgatgccgaggattctggcacttctaaggctgaaaaagttgttccttctcatccgaaggcagcttatgatccttatattgaatccctcgtcagctcgtaagtcacctttatttctccctttttctgtactcgaggagtttatcttgtcttgctttttatgctgccgatttttgatcaacagtgatgacgaggaagaagtaccaactgttgacgtggctcctcggacaagcacgtcacatactgtacttgcctcagacacgctagttgaaggagaagaatcctcgcctcctcaacaaaacgtcgtcaccacaactccgccagcaagcccccttgctccttcaccaaaaaggacaaggattgaagcaATTGTTGAACCTGttcctcaattgggcagctcgtcgactctgctcttagatgat cctatgatcaaagagcttctccgcatcggatcccaatttattgggtatcgtgagtatgctagcagagccgaag agaaacttgcagaggccaacaaacgtgccgacgcacttgctcaaaaacttgaacagagtgaggcggctcgcaagaaagccgaacttgttgctagcgaagccaaagccgaggctgatgaagccaaagcaaaagctgctagtgtcgaggaactgcagaaaagacttgaggatgctgcatctgccttaaacgagcacaaagctgcacaagcttctcgtgaacaggggatcctcaagcgcctgaaatcacaaagtcgacgcactcaca accaaacaaaccaagattttgatctggagaatcctgtcgatgaccctctccttgacgcactttcctatctggagcttcatgggtccgaaattcgtgaaggcgtggcaaatgctaatgcatgtttgtcggcgctgttcccctacttcttcccgaagaaagaggagcccccgactttccttacccttgccaagatgttcaattcactaAGACCTTgggtgaagatgcgccaagaaaatatgaagattctTTGTCGAAGGCACCTTGTTGCTCACAGTTCTTGA